TCGGGCTCCAAAATCACCATTTCCGCTGATATTTCTCTTGTAAAAGACGCCGATTCGATTTATACTGATGTATGGGTTTCAATGGGTGAAGAAGCGCTCAAAGAAAGCCGGACAAAACTGCTTTCGCCGTATCAGGTGAACGAAGCGCTTATGAAGGCAACGGGCAAGAAAGATTGTATTTTTCTGCATTGCCTTCCGGCCGTAAAAGGGGAAGAAGTTACTTCCGACGTATTTGAAGGTTCGTGCAGCAAAGTTTGGGATCAGGCAGAAAACAGAAAACATACTATTAAAGCGATAATGCTGGCTTTGATGTAATCAGGAGTTACCAGATGAAGATGAAAAAAACGGTTCTTTCGGTTCTGATTTTTCTCGCGTTAACTGTATCCGTTTTTGCGCAGGAGACGCAGGCTGATAAAAACAATACCTCGTCTTTATCCTATCGGAACGTTACGGTACATAAAGTACTCGACCACAACGACGCGTATATCGTTTTGTATGCAAAAAATTCAATCGGCGTCGGTCAGGTTATCATTCCGAAAACGTGGTCCAAAGAGAACCCGCGAAAACTGCAGTTCAGAACGCTGCCCAAAGGTCTCTCCCCGTTTATGAGCGTCGTGTACAAAGACGGAACGTTCCATAAAGTCATTCTCACGATGCCCGTTGAACGGACTTCAAATTCATGGGGCGTCGCCTCCGCAACGGCGAACATCCAGAACGGTCTGAACACGGAAACGCTCGATATTGTTTATTAACGATGCGTTTTATAGAAGAAATACGAAATGCCGTAGCACGTGAGTCAGCCGATTCGGTTTCGGACGGCTGGCTTTTTACCGACTTCGCAGGCAGGGATTCGTTTACGCGGTCCCTGCTGCATCTGCCGCCGGCGGCGGTTGCCACCCGCCGCTGGATATATCTCGTCCTGAAAAACGGATCCGCCGTTAAAATCGTACATACAATCGAACCGCACGTACTTGACACACTGCCGGCCGACGAGGTGTATACGTATGCTTCCCGGGAGGAATTACTGTCCGTTCTGCGGCGTTTTTCAGGGCAGACGTTTGCCGCACAATGCGACGCGAATATTCCCGTCATATCGACCATTGACGGCGGTTTTATGCAGTTGCTCGGACAGGCCGGCATAGCTGCGGTCAGCGCGGCGCCGCTCATACAAAGATGCAGAGGATTATTGTCGGACGCCGCCGTTGCAAGCCACGAACGGGCGGCCGCGTTACTCTATAAAATCGTATCTGAAACATGGCGTTTCATTTCGGAACGGTATGCGGCGAAACGGGAACTGACCGAAGGCGACGTCGCTTCGTTCATACTCGAACGGTTTCTTGCGTACGCGCTTACCACGGATCACGCTCCCATCGTCGCGTTCGGCGTACACACGGCCGATCCGCACTACGAAGTGCCGGCTTCAGGCGGTGCGGCCGCGCGCGAAGGCGATGTCATACAGCTTGATTTGTGGGCAAAAGAACGGATCGCCGACGACGGAGCGGGAAACAGAACGGCGGACGCCGCCGTATACGCGGATATTTCATGGGTCGGCATATACGGTACGCACGTACCGGCGCATATCGCGCAGCCGTTTGAAACGCTGTGCCGCGCCCGTGATTCGGTAAAAGAGCGATTGGAACGGGCCGCGGCGGAAAACAGCACCGTTACCGGCAGCGAGCTGGACGCCCTCGCCCGCTCCGTTCTGAGCGGCGGCGGATTCGCACCGTACATAAAACATCGGACCGGGCACGGTATAGACGGCCGGTGCCACGGAAGCGGCGTCAATCTCGACTCCGTCGAGTTTCCCGACACGCGCCGCATTCTGCCCGGAAGTTGCTTTTCGGTAGAACCGGGGCTGTATTTTGCCGATTTCGGCATGAGAACGGAACTCAACATATACATCACGCAGGAAGGCTTTCCCGTTATTTCAGGAATGAAATACGGCGCGCGGACAATTGAGGCGCTGCCCTCGTTCCCGCAGCGGGAGCTGCTTCTTGCAAAGGATTTCCCGAATGAAAATCATCAGTGACACGCAAGTCTCGCTCTTCAAGGCGTTCGTCGAATCGCACGACTCGTTCGTGATCGCGGGGCATAAAGAACCCGACGGCGACTGCATATCTTCGTCGCTGGGAACGGCGGCGATCCTCGATTCGTTTAAAAAAACGTATCAGCTGCTTTCGGCGGGCCCGTTCAAACGTCCTGAATTGAAAGAATACGAAAAACGATTTGCAAAACAGATTGTTCCCCGGAGAACGGCACAAAACGAGCGCAAACCGGCGCTCGTCATCGTCGACTGTTCGGAAACGGAACGGTTGGGCGACATCCTGCCGCCGGACGATATTTCCGATGATTTTTCCAAATACGACGTTTTTATCATCGATCATCACAAAACGTCCGAAGACGCAAGCGGCAATTCGATCATAGAACCGACGGCGCCCGCGACCGCCTGTCTCGTTCAGCAGCTGTATGAAAAACTCGTCGGCACACCCGACGCGGAAACGGCGAAGCTGCTGTTTTTCGGGCTGGCGACGGATACCGGTTATTTCAGGTTTTTGGGAAACGAATCGGCCGAAGTATTTCACGCGGCGGCGCGGCTCGTAGAAGCGGGTGCGGATCCGCGGCTCATATATGAACACATGCAGGGCGGCAAACCGTACAACACGCGAAAACTCCTCGGCATCATGCTCAGCCGGGCCGAACAGAAATTCGGCGGCAAACTGCTCATTACGTATGAAACGATGGAAGACACTCGCCGCTACGGAATGGAAGGCCGTGATTCAGACAGTCTGTATCAGCTGCTGTCGGCGGTAGACGGCGTACAGGCAGTCGTCTTCGTCCGGCAGGAAACGGAGCGGTCCTGTACCATCGGACTCCGCTCGAAAGACGCCATCGACGTGAGTGCAATCGCGGCGACGTTCGGCGGCGGCGGACATAAAAACGCGGCGGGATGCAGCACGCCGGGGACGCTCGACGTTATAATTCCCAAGATTTTACAAGAATTTACAAAATACTTTTAAATACTTTAAAAAACTTGTAAATAATATCTATTTTATCCCGATTATTTATCCAAATATAACTCGATAGTAAGAAGATGCGGACGCACCGGCAGACGGCGGCTGCGTCTTTTTTTTATTTCAACATCATAAGTCTTTATATTGCAGTCATATAAAGCTCTCCTGATTTTACTTCATGACACGATGATCAAAGTTGGCATGATTTGTGCTTGTTCCCTGATACGGAGCGTTCGTGCACGGCGATTGAGTATCGCTTGGCCGGCAAACTCCGCATCCCGGAATATAAGGAGCGCATATGCCGCCGTCGTCCGTCAACTCGATTTACGCCCAATTCATCGCTCACCGGTTTAACCGGGAGCAGACCGTATCACTGCTTGTTACCGAAATTTTCCGTATGCCGCAGCATTACGGACTCGCCTCTTTTTCGGAAGATTTGAAAAGTGAATTTTTCGTCTGGATATACAAATACGTTCCGCACTTGCTTGAACGCTATGATCCGGAAAAAAGTTCGTTCTACACGTACATGACGACTGCAATCCGCATGTATACTAAAAGCTGGAAGCGAGTCTGCGCAAAAACGGCGGCAAAAACGACGATACTCGACGCGTATTGCCTTGAAATGAACGAAGAATGGCAAATGGACGTCGCAGACCAGGAACCGATATACACGGCAAAAAATACGATCCGTGCAAAAACGAACGGAACGCCTGCGTCATTGTCGGAACGGCAAAAGTTGACGCTGCTCGTACTGCTCCTCAAATCGGTGCATGATATAACGTACGCGCATATACGGAAAACGGCGGACGCAACGGGCGTACCGGTAAGGACGATCGAAACCTACGTACAAGCACTTGCACCGGTACTGGAATTCAAGCGAAAACGCCGGACACAGTTGATCGAAAAGAAAAACTCCGCGTACATACTGGCAAAACAGTACGAACTTGAACTCGAAAACATGAACAACACGGGCGACACGCAGTACCTGCTCGTCGAAAAAAAACTCGAAACGCAGCGAAACGCTTTCAAAAAGACTCTTGCCCGGCTGGAAACGGCGGGAAGTATCGCACCGTCGAACAGCGCGATAGAACGGCTGCTGGGACTGACCGCCGGAACGGTGCGGAGAATACTCAAAAAGGCGCAGAGCGTGTCGGCGGCGGTAAAGGGCTTACTTGACCCGCCCCCTGAGGGATGATAGTATTCGATTATGAAAATTTATTTGGCTTCGGGCAACGCGCATAAAAAACAGGAAATGGCGGCGATTTTTGCCGGACATACGATCGTAATTCCGGCGGATGAAGGAATCGAGTTCGATCCGGCGGAAACGGGCTCCACGTTTATGGAAAACAGTTTGATAAAAGCGAAAGCTTTGTGGAACTTGGTCAAACAGCCGGTTCTTGCCGATGATTCGGGGATTTGCGTCGATATACTGAACGGCGTACCCGGCGTGTATTCCGCCCGCTACGCGGGAAAAGACCGGCACACCGGCACTCCCGACGGGCGAAAACTGCCGCAGGAGGAACAGAACCGGCTCCTTTTAGAAGAAACGGCGGAAGCCGTCGCCGCGCGTCTTGCCGGAACGGCTTCGCACAAGGGAATCGAGTCGGAACTGCGCGCGTGCAGATACGTGTGCGCGATGATCCTGTTTCTCGGTCCGGACCGGTTTTACGCCGCGCAGGAAACCATGGAAGGCACGCTCATACCGTCGCTCAGCGAATCCCGCGGAACGGGTGGATTCGGTTACGATCCGATCGTAATACTGAACGGATACGGGAAAACGGTTGCGGAACTGTCCGCCGAAGAGAAAAACCGCGTTTCACACCGCGGCAAAGCGGGCGCTGCGCTGCGCAAGCTGCTCGACGATTACCCCCGCGGCATCCGCTGAGCCGGCCGTATCTGCTATGCCGGCGGGCAACACGCAGCCTCGCATGGCCGTATCCGCTGAGCCTGCGGGCAACACGCAGCCTCTCATGGCCGTATCTGCCTATGCCGGCGGCTTTTTGAACATGAAAACACGCGGCGACGCCATCCCCTCGTATAAAAGACCGGCCCGTGCACCGCAGGCCGCGATCGCTTTTTCCGTATAAAACGACACGTGCGTACGGTCGTCCTTGTACCACCACGATGAAAAACCGTCCGGAATCGGAAAGTCCGCCGGTATCGGAAGCGTACCGATCGCCGCGTATCCGCCGGGCTTGCACCGTGAAGCAATTCCGGCGAACCCGCGCTGCGGCTGCTCGAAATGTTCGACAACTTCAAGGCAGGTTACCAAATCAAAGCCGTCGGCAGCTTCCGGCATCGCGGAAGAAGAAACCGCAGCCGCAACAGCCCTGTCGGTTTCAGGCAGGTCCGGGGCAAAAAACGGATCCCAGCCGGTAACGACGCGCGTCTGCTCCAAAAAAGGCAAAGCAGCCGGCCGGACTCCCGCTCCGCCGGCCGCCGACTCACACAGCAGCTGCACCAGCGCCGGCTCGGGCCCGCTGCCGTAATCCAAAATCGAAGCGGCGTGAACGCAGACTCCACCGTTGAAAGCAAAAACGACCTCCAGAAAACTGCAAAGGAAGCGCTTGTAGCCGGAATCGGCAAGCGAGTTGCGGTGCTTCAGATAACGCTCGCGCTGTTCCTGAAGCGGAAGAAAATATTCGGGTAATACGGCGATCCCGCCGCAATCGGCGCAGTACGAAAAACCGCGAAGCGTGCGCTTGGTTTTGAGGTCAAAACGGCGTACCGAAACACTTTCACAAAAGACACAGGTACGGAATTGCATGAAAAAACTATAAAAAAAATTAAAGAAAAAGACAAGTTATTCCGATACTTAACATGAAAAGTTATGCATTCGGCAGCTTCGTAGAAGAATCGGTGCGTAACGTTTCAAAGTAAGTTTTCACTCATGTAGCCTTGTAGTGCAAACTTGCAAACGGACGGCACGGATGCTGTCCGAACATATTTCCATGGAGGAAAAATATGGTTATCAACCACAACATGTCAGCTATGTATTCCAATCGTCAGCTCGGAGTTACCAATCTGGGTCTGCAGAAGGATATGGAAAAACTTTCATCCGGCATGAAAATCAACCGGGCTGGCGACGACGCATCTGGACTTGCGGTATCTGAAAAGATGAGAAGCCAGATCCGTGGTTTGAACCAGGCTTCACAGAACGCTTCAAACGGTATCAGTTTCATTCAGACGACCGAAGGTTATCTGCAGGAAACCACCGATATCATGCAGCGTCTGCGCGAGCTTGCCGTTCAGTCTTCCAACGGTATTTATACCGACGAAGACCGCATGCAGATTCAGGTTGAAGTTTCACAGCTTGTTGCTGAAGTCGACCGCATTGCGAGTACCGCACAGTTTAACGGTATGAACATGCTCACGGGTCGTTTCGCACAGCCTACGGGTGAAAATTCCGTAACCGCTTCAATGTGGCTCCATATCGGTGCTAACATGGATCAGCGCATGAGCGTGTATATCGGCACAATGACCGCTACCGCTCTGGGCGTCCGTCAGCTCGGCGACGAATCGATCATCAGTCTGGCAGCTCCGGATGATGCCAACCGCGCAATCGGTACAATTGACGAAGCGCTGAAAAAGATCAACAAGCAGCGCGCAGATCTGGGTGGATACCAGAACCGTCTTGATTATGCAGTAAAGGGCATTGATATTGCCTCTGAAAACATGCAGGCCTCCGAATCACGCATCCGTGATACGGATATGGCAAAACAGATGGTCGAATTCACGAAAAACCAGGTTCTGTCACAGGCTGGAACTGCAATGCTGGCTCAGGCCAATACGCAGTCTCAGAACGTGTTGTCATTGCTCAGATAGTGTATCTATACTGCCGGAATAAAGGGGCGGCCGCATAAGCGAAACTTACGCGGCATTCCCTTTATCCGGTTTGTGCGGGAATTTTCTGCATTTTCATCTTTACAACTCCCCTACAAGCTGGTATATTTATAGTATCTGAATTCAGTACGGTTTTAGACGTACCGCGATCTTTGAAAGATGCTTTCCATCTGTCTGTGACAGCATAGACGGATATTGTTTCATTACAATATCCGTTCCTGCTGTTCGGATCTAAAACGGCGTAAGGGGGGCGCAAACCTTTACCCGTCCGTACAGACAAGGCCGGAAACAGGGACTGTTTCCGGTGTTCCTTACATGGAGGGCAACTATGGTTATTAATCACAACATGAGTTCTATGTATGCTAACCGTACGCTGGGTGTTTCTAACGCACAGATCCAAGGCAACATAGAAAAACTCAGTTCTGGTCAGCGCATAAATAAAGCTGGCGACGATGCTTCGGGATTGGCCGTATCTGAAAAAATGCGGTCACAGATCCGCGGCTTGAATCAGGCTGAACGGAATATCCAAAACGGTGTTTCGTTCATTCAGACAACGGAAGGCTACCTGCAGGAAACCACAGACATTCTGCAGCGTGTCCGCGAATTGGCTGTACAGTCGGCAAACGGTATCTACACGGATGAAGATCGTATGCAGATTCAGGTTGAAGTATCCCAACTGGTTTCTGAAGTAGACCGCATCGCGAGTCAGGCACAGTTCAACGGTATGAACATGCTTACCGGCGGCTTTGCAGCAGACTCCGTATCGGGACGCGTTATGCAGTTCCAGATCGGTGCGAACGTAGACCAGAACGCACGCGTGTATATCGGCACGATGACGGCACAGGCACTCGGATTGTCCGGTGTGCAGGGAACCGAAGATTCCAGAATCGGTATCGCGACCCCCGACGCGGCCAACATGGCGATTTCTACACTCGATTCAGCCCTGAAAACTGTTTCAAAACAGCGGGCAGATTTGGGTGCATATCAGAATCGCTTTGAAATGGCTGCAAACGGCGTTGCGGTTGCAGCTGAAAATCTTCAGGCTTCCGAATCACGTATCCGCGACACGGATATGGCGTCGGAAATGGTCGATTTCACCAAGAACCAGATCCTTACACAGGCTGGTACTGCAATGTTGGCTCAGGCAAACAGCCAGTCACAGAACGTACTTGCGCTGCTGAGCTAAAACGGCGTTACGTATTAAAGAGATCTCTGGATGTCATCTTTTTAATCGCGTACGCATCGGAACGGGAGGGGTGCGCCCCTCTCCCGCTTTCGTTTTTCAGGAGGAACGCCCATGAGTGTTATGAATGCTATTGGGCAGACTTTGGCAACGGATGGCCGCTCGTATTACAACACAGATGTGACAGCAAAAGAAAAAAAAGGATCCGCACAATTTCAGAATATTATGCAGGATTCGGGAAAAGTGGCTGAAAGCATTGTCAAAAATCTTGCCGAAACACAACAGGATATTATTGAACTGCAAAAACTTTCTGACTCCTTAGGCAGAGAAGTCCGCTTCAAAGTAAATGAAGAACTCGGACAAGTTGTTGTCAAGATCGTAGATCCGTCTACCGATAAGGTTATAAAGGAGATACCGTCTGCCGATATACAACATCTGCAAATCAAGATCAGGGAAGCTATCGGGCTTCTCGTAGATGAGCAGATTTAACGTTTCTTTGCAGACACGCGCATATAATGGCTGGAATCAGTATACCCGGTGTCAGTGACAAATATAAAACGAACGACCTCGTTGAAAGCTTGATGAAAGCCGAGCGGATTCCGCTTGACCGTGAGCAGAAAACGCTGGACGGGTATAAAGAACAGCAAACCGCGTGGCGCAGCGTCAACAAGAATATGAGTTCTTTGCGGGAAACGGTGCGCAGCCTGTATTCGTATGATAATCCGTTTAACAACAAGCTCGCCTCCTCCACGGACGAGGCGGCGATAACCGCAGAAGCCGGCAGAGACGCCGCTTTTGAATCGTTCAAAATAGAAGTTCTCAATCCGGCAGCCGCAGACCGTTTTTTATCCGCGGAAATCGAAAAAAACGCAGAAGTTCCCGCCGGCACGTATACGTACCGCAGCGGCGACAAATCGGTGAGCATGAACTGGAAAGGCGGCGCGTTGCAGGATTTTACCGCCGCTTTGAACAAACGGAGCAACGGCGTCGTAAAAGCTTCGCTCATCGGCGTTTCGGCGGGCAAACAGTCGCTCATGATCGAATCGCTGCACACCGGCAATGAAAATAAGCTGATATTTGAAGACGCGGCGCTCGACTTTGCAGAATCGGTCGATATGATCCGAAAAGTCAAATCGCAGGTGGAAACGTTCGCCGCGTCCGGAAAAGAACTTCGCGCGGCGCCGGAAACGGCCGCGGTACCGGAACAGGAGTTTATGCCGCCGCTTTCCGAAAAAAACGTTTCATACGCGGACGGAGCCGTTCACGTGCCGCCGCGCGGCAGTTTTTCCGTAAAAATTCCCGCGGGCATAGCGGCAGATCCCAATCAGCAGATAGAATTTACCGT
This sequence is a window from Treponema brennaborense DSM 12168. Protein-coding genes within it:
- a CDS encoding non-canonical purine NTP pyrophosphatase, translated to MKIYLASGNAHKKQEMAAIFAGHTIVIPADEGIEFDPAETGSTFMENSLIKAKALWNLVKQPVLADDSGICVDILNGVPGVYSARYAGKDRHTGTPDGRKLPQEEQNRLLLEETAEAVAARLAGTASHKGIESELRACRYVCAMILFLGPDRFYAAQETMEGTLIPSLSESRGTGGFGYDPIVILNGYGKTVAELSAEEKNRVSHRGKAGAALRKLLDDYPRGIR
- a CDS encoding DHH family phosphoesterase, producing MKIISDTQVSLFKAFVESHDSFVIAGHKEPDGDCISSSLGTAAILDSFKKTYQLLSAGPFKRPELKEYEKRFAKQIVPRRTAQNERKPALVIVDCSETERLGDILPPDDISDDFSKYDVFIIDHHKTSEDASGNSIIEPTAPATACLVQQLYEKLVGTPDAETAKLLFFGLATDTGYFRFLGNESAEVFHAAARLVEAGADPRLIYEHMQGGKPYNTRKLLGIMLSRAEQKFGGKLLITYETMEDTRRYGMEGRDSDSLYQLLSAVDGVQAVVFVRQETERSCTIGLRSKDAIDVSAIAATFGGGGHKNAAGCSTPGTLDVIIPKILQEFTKYF
- a CDS encoding M24 family metallopeptidase, whose protein sequence is MRFIEEIRNAVARESADSVSDGWLFTDFAGRDSFTRSLLHLPPAAVATRRWIYLVLKNGSAVKIVHTIEPHVLDTLPADEVYTYASREELLSVLRRFSGQTFAAQCDANIPVISTIDGGFMQLLGQAGIAAVSAAPLIQRCRGLLSDAAVASHERAAALLYKIVSETWRFISERYAAKRELTEGDVASFILERFLAYALTTDHAPIVAFGVHTADPHYEVPASGGAAAREGDVIQLDLWAKERIADDGAGNRTADAAVYADISWVGIYGTHVPAHIAQPFETLCRARDSVKERLERAAAENSTVTGSELDALARSVLSGGGFAPYIKHRTGHGIDGRCHGSGVNLDSVEFPDTRRILPGSCFSVEPGLYFADFGMRTELNIYITQEGFPVISGMKYGARTIEALPSFPQRELLLAKDFPNENHQ
- a CDS encoding flagellin → MVINHNMSAMYSNRQLGVTNLGLQKDMEKLSSGMKINRAGDDASGLAVSEKMRSQIRGLNQASQNASNGISFIQTTEGYLQETTDIMQRLRELAVQSSNGIYTDEDRMQIQVEVSQLVAEVDRIASTAQFNGMNMLTGRFAQPTGENSVTASMWLHIGANMDQRMSVYIGTMTATALGVRQLGDESIISLAAPDDANRAIGTIDEALKKINKQRADLGGYQNRLDYAVKGIDIASENMQASESRIRDTDMAKQMVEFTKNQVLSQAGTAMLAQANTQSQNVLSLLR
- a CDS encoding class I SAM-dependent methyltransferase, with protein sequence MQFRTCVFCESVSVRRFDLKTKRTLRGFSYCADCGGIAVLPEYFLPLQEQRERYLKHRNSLADSGYKRFLCSFLEVVFAFNGGVCVHAASILDYGSGPEPALVQLLCESAAGGAGVRPAALPFLEQTRVVTGWDPFFAPDLPETDRAVAAAVSSSAMPEAADGFDLVTCLEVVEHFEQPQRGFAGIASRCKPGGYAAIGTLPIPADFPIPDGFSSWWYKDDRTHVSFYTEKAIAACGARAGLLYEGMASPRVFMFKKPPA
- a CDS encoding flagellar protein FlaG, which gives rise to MSVMNAIGQTLATDGRSYYNTDVTAKEKKGSAQFQNIMQDSGKVAESIVKNLAETQQDIIELQKLSDSLGREVRFKVNEELGQVVVKIVDPSTDKVIKEIPSADIQHLQIKIREAIGLLVDEQI
- a CDS encoding flagellin yields the protein MVINHNMSSMYANRTLGVSNAQIQGNIEKLSSGQRINKAGDDASGLAVSEKMRSQIRGLNQAERNIQNGVSFIQTTEGYLQETTDILQRVRELAVQSANGIYTDEDRMQIQVEVSQLVSEVDRIASQAQFNGMNMLTGGFAADSVSGRVMQFQIGANVDQNARVYIGTMTAQALGLSGVQGTEDSRIGIATPDAANMAISTLDSALKTVSKQRADLGAYQNRFEMAANGVAVAAENLQASESRIRDTDMASEMVDFTKNQILTQAGTAMLAQANSQSQNVLALLS